From the Bacteriovorax sp. Seq25_V genome, one window contains:
- a CDS encoding MotA/TolQ/ExbB proton channel family protein, with protein MRLFEYIEQGGPIMYLLVLLNIIGWALMLSKLYFLSLELKSTDNTADTLKEDLKGLTQTSDASSIIELTKQIVSTHVTKAEKGLNTIKIIATISPLLGLLGTVLGVLTAFHVMSQTGLNNPSNFAQGISMALITTVGGMIVAIPHYVGHNYLLGMLDKLENVLEKKTLSKVL; from the coding sequence ATGAGATTATTTGAATACATTGAGCAAGGTGGACCAATTATGTACCTACTGGTACTTCTTAATATTATTGGTTGGGCACTAATGCTATCAAAACTGTATTTCCTATCTCTTGAATTAAAATCAACAGATAATACAGCAGATACTTTAAAAGAGGACTTGAAAGGACTGACACAAACGAGTGACGCATCTTCAATCATTGAGCTGACAAAACAAATTGTATCAACGCATGTAACGAAAGCAGAAAAAGGTCTAAATACGATTAAGATTATCGCGACAATATCACCTCTACTTGGGCTTCTTGGAACAGTACTAGGGGTTTTAACAGCGTTTCATGTGATGTCACAAACAGGTCTCAATAACCCTTCAAATTTTGCACAAGGAATTTCGATGGCGCTTATTACTACTGTTGGTGGAATGATTGTAGCGATTCCACATTATGTTGGTCACAACTATCTTCTAGGAATGCTAGATAAATTGGAAAATGTTTTAGAAAAGAAGACATTATCAAAGGTTCTTTAA
- a CDS encoding biopolymer transporter ExbD, protein MARRSRQEVSTDITPLIDVVFLLLIFFMTSTVFKKSELALLLSLPKTESGEAVSAQTKTIVIEVNKDQTALDGKNLSPEELEAQLTDIKNKETPIDLRVDKEVQYQRLVKILDILKKLNLSNLSLITEN, encoded by the coding sequence ATGGCGAGACGATCTAGACAAGAAGTTTCTACAGATATAACCCCGCTTATTGACGTTGTTTTTCTTCTTTTAATATTCTTTATGACTTCAACAGTCTTTAAGAAATCAGAACTGGCACTACTCCTAAGTCTTCCCAAAACAGAATCTGGAGAAGCTGTTAGTGCTCAAACTAAAACAATTGTGATCGAAGTAAACAAAGATCAAACAGCACTAGATGGAAAAAACCTAAGTCCAGAAGAGCTTGAAGCACAACTTACGGATATCAAAAATAAAGAAACGCCAATTGATCTTAGAGTGGATAAAGAAGTTCAATATCAAAGATTAGTTAAAATTCTCGATATTCTAAAGAAATTAAATCTAAGCAATTTATCACTTATTACAGAGAACTAA
- a CDS encoding glycosyltransferase family 1 protein, with amino-acid sequence MRIGFDAKRAFHNFRGLGNYSRDLIAGLNRYYPNDEYFLFTPPFSDDRAKKWLDQYSKLNVVEPSGFFNRKFSSVWRSLFLTEDIDKKQLDIFHGLSHELPKGIEKSNVRSIVTIHDLIFMRYPNFFPWIDRQVYLKKFKYACESSDLVIAICEQTKRDLVSFLNVDEKKIRVVYQSCNPRFYTPLEEEEINTVLRRYGVGKNFILYVGAIEERKNALSLVKAYASLKKSINHELILIGNGGDYKTEVENYIASKGLGNRVKILTTVDNADLPAFYQGSSLFCYPSFFEGFGIPIIEALYSKTPVITSEGSCFPEAGGPNSIYIDPKSVEQIASAIERVLTDSELRFDMVENGRNFVEKFHRSKTSENIMNVYRELV; translated from the coding sequence ATGAGAATAGGTTTTGATGCCAAGAGAGCATTTCATAATTTTAGGGGATTAGGTAATTATTCGAGAGATTTAATCGCCGGTCTTAATCGTTATTATCCAAATGATGAGTATTTTCTTTTTACGCCACCTTTTAGTGATGATCGTGCTAAAAAGTGGCTAGATCAATATAGTAAGCTCAATGTTGTTGAGCCTTCAGGTTTTTTTAATCGTAAATTTTCAAGTGTCTGGAGAAGTTTATTTCTAACTGAAGACATTGATAAAAAGCAGCTTGATATCTTCCATGGGCTTAGTCACGAACTTCCAAAAGGAATTGAAAAGTCTAATGTCAGATCGATAGTTACTATTCATGACCTTATTTTTATGCGCTATCCAAACTTTTTTCCTTGGATTGATCGTCAAGTTTATCTCAAAAAATTTAAGTATGCCTGTGAAAGTTCTGATCTTGTGATTGCGATTTGTGAGCAAACAAAGAGAGATCTCGTTAGCTTTCTCAATGTCGATGAAAAGAAAATTCGTGTTGTTTACCAATCTTGTAATCCACGCTTTTACACTCCTCTCGAAGAGGAAGAAATAAATACTGTGCTAAGAAGGTATGGGGTGGGTAAGAACTTTATTTTATACGTTGGGGCAATTGAAGAACGTAAGAATGCATTAAGTCTAGTCAAGGCCTATGCGAGCCTTAAAAAATCAATTAATCATGAGCTTATTTTAATCGGTAATGGTGGTGATTATAAAACTGAGGTTGAGAATTATATAGCAAGTAAAGGCCTAGGGAATCGAGTAAAAATTCTTACGACTGTTGATAACGCGGACCTTCCTGCATTTTATCAGGGGAGTAGCTTGTTTTGCTATCCTTCTTTTTTTGAAGGTTTTGGGATTCCAATTATAGAGGCTTTGTATTCAAAAACTCCAGTTATTACATCTGAAGGATCTTGTTTTCCTGAAGCAGGTGGACCTAACTCTATTTATATTGACCCTAAAAGTGTTGAGCAAATCGCAAGCGCGATAGAGCGTGTCTTAACGGATAGTGAACTGCGTTTTGATATGGTTGAAAATGGCCGTAATTTTGTTGAGAAATTTCACCGCAGTAAGACTTCTGAAAATATTATGAATGTTTACAGAGAACTTGTTTAG